One part of the Eucalyptus grandis isolate ANBG69807.140 chromosome 10, ASM1654582v1, whole genome shotgun sequence genome encodes these proteins:
- the LOC104421354 gene encoding BEL1-like homeodomain protein 1 — protein MATYFHGSSEIEATDGLQTLYILNPNFIPYSNAAHDATAPNTLFLNPMGSATQPAPSPQLNHNHFVGIPLSGPAAPFGPAASDVHPNRHEIPSLHSVAPRFRLNHPWGQPDTSAASTDQLQICSATNSAGVSPSQRGLSLSLSTEQSPLSRESDIRGHSHRQFPGINEARVLARNSSSTVSNVVLGLHGVLLGSKYLKAAQELLDEVVNVGKEIKNHSSAEGANKEKSKLGNKDSSKEEKKVESSSSGSELGMAHRQELQMKKAKLVDMLDEVEQRYKQYHSQMQLVVSSFEQAAGIGVAKSYTALALQTISRQFKCLKDAISSQIKATGRSLGEDDCMGVKMEGSRLRYVDHHFQQQRALHQLGIIHQNNTWRPQRGLPERAVSVLRAWLFEHFLHPYPKDSDKHMLAKQAGLTRSQVSNWFINARVRLWKPMVEEMYLEETKSREQAGSENGTTRRAATKSNKDAAGLKSASQEDNAFGMNSSIKSFQSSPNKALNQAAISPSENSNSTSSTSPMPCAIPPHHGFTLTGRSSNVEVGITSSPKKPRMSPDLMNPHGIILSRAMDMKGSEPSRELGGGGSDEYIHGGFSAFSMGNIDGRYGNCVALTLGLPHRDQSPSLSVSAAPQNYFPNQSMNHHQLGRTKLVVGNGGEADFFGIAGAPQQSQSGSINYEAIDINNRKRFADHLLPDYVA, from the exons ATGGCGACGTACTTTCATGGGAGCTCCGAAATCGAAGCCACTGACGGCTTGCAGACACTTTACATCCTGAACCCTAACTTCATCCCCTACTCCAACGCTGCCCACGACGCGACCGCCCCCAATACCCTCTTCTTGAATCCTATGGGGAGTGCCACACAGCCAGCTCCCTCTCCACAGTTGAACCACAACCACTTCGTCGGGATTCCACTTTCTGGACCGGCAGCACCGTTTGGACCTGCTGCATCGGACGTACACCCTAATCGTCACGAGATTCCGTCCCTTCACAGCGTAGCTCCAAGGTTTCGGCTTAACCACCCCTGGGGCCAGCCGGATACATCAGCCGCCTCCACAGACCAGCTCCAGATTTGCTCAGCGACCAACTCTGCCGGGGTCTCACCCTCTCAGCGCGGCCTGTCTCTGAGCCTCTCCACGGAGCAGTCGCCGCTCTCAAGGGAGAGCGACATCCGCGGGCACAGCCACCGTCAATTTCCGGGGATCAACGAGGCGAGGGTGTTGGCACGGAACTCATCCTCGACGGTCTCGAACGTGGTCTTGGGCCTGCACGGCGTCCTTCTGGGGTCAAAGTACTTGAAGGCCGCGCAAGAGCTATTGGACGAAGTCGTTAACGTCGGGAAAGAGATCAAGAATCACTCATCAGCCGAGGGTGCCAATAAAGAGAAGAGCAAACTTGGTAACAAGGATtcgagtaaggaagagaaaaaagttgAGTCGTCATCAAGTGGTAGTGAGCTGGGTATGGCTCACAGACAGGAGCTTCAAATGAAGAAGGCCAAGCTTGTCGACATGCTTGATGAG GTGGAGCAGCGATACAAACAATACCACAGCCAGATGCAACTGGTAGTCTCCTCGTTTGAGCAAGCCGCTGGCATCGGTGTGGCGAAATCGTACACCGCCCTGGCCCTGCAGACGATATCCAGGCAGTTCAAGTGCCTTAAGGACGCTATCTCATCGCAGATCAAGGCCACGGGCAGGAGCTTGGGCGAGGATGACTGCATGGGCGTCAAAATGGAGGGCTCGAGATTGAGGTACGTCGACCATCATTTCCAACAGCAAAGGGCACTTCACCAGCTGGGAATTATCCATCAGAACAACACTTGGAGACCTCAACGAGGACTGCCGGAGCGTGCCGTCTCGGTGCTCCGCGCTTGGCTCTTCGAACACTTCCTCCACCC CTATCCCAAAGATTCGGACAAACACATGCTCGCAAAACAAGCGGGACTAACCAGGAGCCAG GTGTCTAACTGGTTCATCAACGCTCGGGTTCGCCTCTGGAAGCCCATGGTCGAAGAAATGTACTTGGAAGAGACCAAGAGCCGAGAGCAAGCTGGGTCTGAGAACGGCACGACTCGCAGGGCCGCCACCAAATCCAACAAGGACGCTGCCGGTTTGAAGTCCGCATCTCAAGAAGACAATGCCTTTGGAATGAACAGCTCCATCAAATCCTTCCAATCAAGCCCCAACAAGGCCCTCAATCAAGCCGCCATTTCACCCTCCGAGAACTCCAACTCGACTTCCTCAACTTCTCCCATGCCCTGTGCCATCCCTCCCCATCACGGCTTCACTCTGACTGGACGGTCGTCCAACGTAGAAGTCGGGATCACCTCAAGTCCTAAAAAGCCGAGGATGAGCCCCGACTTGATGAACCCGCACGGCATCATTCTCTCGAGGGCCATGGACATGAAGGGGAGCGAGCCGAGCCGAGAGctcggcggcggtggcagcgacGAGTACATCCATGGCGGGTTCAGCGCATTCTCGATGGGGAACATCGACGGGAGATACGGGAACTGCGTGGCCCTCACCCTCGGCCTACCGCACCGCGATCAAAGCCCTTCGCTCTCAGTCTCAGCAGCCCCACAGAATTATTTCCCCAACCAAAGCATGAATCATCATCAGTTGGGAAGGACTAAACTTGTGGTGGGAAATGGTGGTGAGGCCGATTTCTTCGGGATCGCTGGTGCTCCACAACAATCTCAATCAGGCTCAATAAATTATGAGGCCATCGACATCAACAACAGGAAAAGATTTGCAGACCATTTGTTGCCTGATTACGTTGCATGA